One genomic window of Luteitalea pratensis includes the following:
- a CDS encoding glycoside hydrolase family 15 protein — translation MDRIQLRTTLDGYYREVKSLILDKQHPVTGLLPASTAVTTHGNYRDAWVRDNVYSILAVWGLAIAYRSLEDGGGRGYELEHRTVHLMRGLLRSMMAQAGKVEAFKYSRDPRDALHAKYDTETGAHVVGDSAWGHLQIDATSLYLLMLAQMITSGLSVIWTLDEVNFVQNLVYYIERAYRTPDYGIWERGDKLNRGSVEINASSVGMAKAALEALAGFNLFGSRGSQESVLHVVPDNIAQANLTLLSILPRESNTKETDAALLSVIGYPAFAVHDAALVDRVRTEVVGLLSGRYGLKRFLRDGHQTVLEAEGRLHYEEEELQRFAHIESEWPLFFTYLLVDSLMCGDTQSAVQYEERLRGVVIERNGIGLLPELYFVPAEAIAAERTSPGSQARRANDNVPLVWAQSLYLLGRMLKDHVLLANDIDPLGRRRHRAPPPPVVQLVFLAEDAALQSDLAEHGVLTETPEDIEPVAVYLPHDIALAYGEVGSNVPLGLTGRSARALKSLTTSRLYRLRGRTGVCLASFFLQQEFFLAYDLDFLLRRFESELAYLHRNWTLSGRPTVTVLLTHQLLDADRTSFYGLMRQVALGRVGDVPVRRGRLAELMPTANVERIDDLHALEISDAPLAMRMGRTTVLSEPGTQRPLDPTAEIAIDTTADAASLIARLADTDNLYEQIELLAALARIQSLDAVISMRGDTGPVRELIDEVYEQAGRRRLWAILRRAAGLLGKVDGDLNLAVGAILVRQKNIQVGRAYSDDSLISHPLPDHQLLAKINTYCRDDVRDRVLTQEILLYLGVLIRERPELLGELLTLRVSHFILLLTSQLAREQDVSTGEAYDALMALAPSVVQQRLEGVLEQYQAIEDLPQQLEQLQAQAARGALDWKQDLGLEKLRTPREGWLAWRQLRGIIDRRPAHFYADVWNIFRHAPALIIGEKLERRNRMSSSVVLSDMTPGEKAFALLLEHLLNKIGAAEYRQLNIESLSVLASFFRQNPSLQIEDDCVLDALIGHAVRLAYLDQRADHEASYNDYKADAWTAFYASAPERTSTFLVTALRSLLRFETA, via the coding sequence ATGGACAGGATCCAGTTACGGACCACGCTGGACGGCTACTACCGGGAAGTGAAGTCGCTGATTCTCGACAAGCAACACCCTGTCACGGGTCTGTTGCCCGCCAGCACTGCGGTCACCACTCACGGCAACTACCGCGACGCCTGGGTGCGTGACAATGTGTACAGCATCCTTGCCGTCTGGGGGCTCGCGATCGCGTACCGGTCGCTCGAGGACGGCGGTGGCCGCGGCTACGAGCTCGAGCATCGCACTGTCCATCTGATGCGCGGCCTCCTGCGCTCGATGATGGCCCAGGCCGGCAAGGTCGAGGCCTTCAAGTACAGTCGCGACCCCAGGGACGCCCTTCACGCCAAGTACGACACCGAGACCGGTGCGCACGTCGTCGGCGACTCGGCCTGGGGCCACCTGCAGATCGACGCGACGTCGCTGTACCTGCTGATGCTCGCGCAGATGATCACGTCGGGGCTCTCGGTGATCTGGACGCTGGACGAGGTCAATTTCGTCCAGAACCTCGTCTACTACATCGAACGTGCCTACCGCACTCCCGACTATGGAATCTGGGAGCGTGGCGACAAGCTCAATCGCGGCAGCGTCGAGATCAACGCCAGCTCGGTCGGCATGGCCAAGGCTGCGCTCGAGGCCCTGGCCGGCTTCAACCTGTTCGGCTCGCGCGGTTCACAGGAGTCGGTGTTGCACGTCGTGCCCGACAACATCGCGCAAGCGAACCTGACGCTCCTGTCGATCCTCCCTCGCGAGTCCAACACCAAGGAGACCGACGCGGCGCTGCTGTCGGTCATCGGCTATCCCGCGTTCGCCGTGCACGACGCTGCGCTCGTCGATCGGGTGAGAACGGAAGTCGTCGGCCTGCTGTCAGGCCGCTACGGGCTCAAGCGCTTTCTCCGGGATGGACATCAGACCGTGCTCGAGGCCGAGGGGCGCCTGCACTACGAGGAGGAGGAACTGCAGCGGTTTGCACACATCGAGTCCGAGTGGCCGCTGTTCTTCACGTACCTGCTGGTCGACAGCCTGATGTGCGGCGACACGCAGTCGGCCGTGCAGTACGAGGAGCGCCTGCGAGGGGTCGTGATCGAGCGCAACGGCATCGGGCTCCTGCCGGAGTTGTACTTCGTGCCGGCCGAGGCCATCGCCGCCGAAAGGACCAGCCCTGGCTCGCAGGCCCGCCGGGCCAACGACAACGTCCCGCTGGTCTGGGCCCAGAGCCTGTACCTGCTCGGCCGCATGTTGAAGGACCACGTGCTCCTGGCCAACGACATCGACCCGCTGGGAAGGCGCCGGCATCGTGCGCCACCTCCGCCCGTGGTGCAGTTGGTGTTCCTGGCGGAGGATGCCGCGTTGCAGAGTGACCTCGCCGAGCACGGCGTGCTCACCGAGACGCCCGAGGACATCGAGCCGGTGGCCGTCTATCTGCCACACGACATCGCGCTTGCATACGGTGAAGTGGGCAGCAATGTGCCGCTGGGCCTGACCGGACGTTCGGCGCGTGCGTTGAAGAGCCTGACGACCAGCCGGCTCTACAGGCTGCGGGGCCGGACAGGCGTGTGCCTGGCGTCGTTCTTCCTGCAGCAGGAGTTCTTCCTCGCCTACGACCTGGACTTCCTGTTGCGCCGATTCGAGAGCGAGCTCGCCTACCTGCATCGCAACTGGACGCTCTCGGGTCGACCGACGGTGACGGTACTGCTCACGCACCAACTGCTGGATGCCGACCGCACCTCGTTCTATGGCTTGATGCGGCAGGTCGCCCTCGGCCGCGTCGGTGATGTGCCTGTGAGACGCGGGCGCCTCGCCGAGTTGATGCCCACGGCAAACGTCGAACGCATCGACGATCTGCATGCGCTGGAGATTTCCGATGCGCCGTTGGCCATGCGCATGGGCCGCACGACGGTGCTCTCGGAGCCGGGGACGCAGCGGCCGCTGGACCCCACGGCGGAGATCGCCATCGACACCACGGCCGACGCAGCGTCCCTGATCGCGCGTCTCGCCGATACCGATAACCTCTACGAGCAGATCGAGTTGCTCGCGGCACTGGCCCGCATCCAGTCCCTGGATGCCGTGATCAGCATGCGCGGCGACACCGGACCCGTGCGGGAGCTGATCGACGAAGTGTACGAGCAGGCAGGGCGCCGGCGGCTCTGGGCCATCCTGCGCAGGGCGGCAGGCCTGCTCGGCAAGGTGGACGGCGACCTGAACCTCGCGGTGGGTGCGATCCTCGTGCGGCAGAAGAACATCCAGGTCGGGCGTGCCTATAGCGACGACTCGCTGATATCGCATCCGCTTCCGGACCACCAACTGCTGGCGAAGATCAACACCTACTGTCGCGACGATGTGCGCGACCGTGTGCTCACGCAGGAGATCCTGCTGTACCTCGGGGTCCTGATCAGGGAGCGGCCCGAGCTCCTTGGCGAGTTGCTGACATTACGCGTGAGTCACTTCATCCTGCTGCTCACCAGTCAACTGGCTCGCGAGCAGGACGTCAGCACGGGTGAGGCGTACGACGCGTTGATGGCGCTGGCGCCGTCAGTGGTCCAGCAGCGGCTCGAGGGCGTGCTGGAGCAGTACCAGGCCATCGAGGACCTGCCGCAGCAGCTCGAACAGCTGCAGGCGCAGGCGGCTCGCGGCGCCCTCGATTGGAAGCAGGATCTGGGCCTGGAGAAGCTGCGAACACCGCGCGAGGGCTGGCTCGCCTGGCGGCAGCTTCGCGGCATCATCGACCGTCGTCCGGCACACTTCTACGCGGACGTGTGGAACATCTTCCGGCATGCGCCGGCGCTGATCATCGGCGAGAAGCTCGAGCGCCGGAACCGCATGAGCAGCAGCGTCGTGCTCAGTGACATGACGCCGGGCGAGAAGGCGTTTGCGCTCTTGCTCGAGCATCTGCTCAACAAGATTGGAGCGGCCGAGTATCGTCAGCTCAACATCGAATCGCTCAGCGTGCTGGCCAGCTTCTTTCGCCAGAACCCCAGCCTGCAGATCGAAGACGACTGTGTGCTCGACGCGCTGATCGGCCACGCCGTGCGCCTTGCGTATCTCGATCAGCGCGCCGATCACGAAGCGAGCTACAACGACTACAAGGCCGACGCCTGGACCGCCTTCTATGCCAGCGCGCCGGAGCGCACGAGCACCTTCCTGGTCACCGCGCTGCGCAGCCTGCTCCGGTTCGAAACGGCATGA
- a CDS encoding type II toxin-antitoxin system VapC family toxin: MTTAVDSAVLIDVFQDEPAWAQQSANALHAASRAGRVVACDVVWAEVAGRFGSAPAAAAAMSTLGIDFDPLDEAAAASAGLLWRMFREAGGSRRERVIADFMVGAHALHKADALLTRDRGYYRRYFKPLKLIEVTR, encoded by the coding sequence ATGACGACCGCGGTTGATTCGGCGGTGTTGATCGACGTGTTCCAGGACGAGCCGGCGTGGGCACAGCAGTCGGCCAACGCGCTGCACGCGGCAAGCCGCGCCGGGCGTGTCGTCGCCTGCGATGTCGTCTGGGCCGAGGTGGCCGGACGCTTCGGGTCGGCGCCAGCGGCGGCGGCGGCGATGTCCACGTTGGGGATCGATTTCGATCCGCTCGACGAGGCTGCGGCTGCCAGCGCGGGACTGCTATGGCGGATGTTCCGCGAGGCCGGCGGGTCTCGACGTGAACGTGTCATCGCCGATTTCATGGTTGGGGCCCACGCGCTTCACAAGGCCGATGCCCTGCTGACGCGCGATCGCGGGTACTATCGCCGCTACTTCAAGCCGCTGAAGCTCATCGAGGTCACACGATGA
- a CDS encoding AbrB/MazE/SpoVT family DNA-binding domain-containing protein has product MNSSISSKGQVTVPKALRDRLGLKAGTTVEFELTDGGVLMRKGHKGQRPVDRVRGVLERRHSTDELIDQMRGARPRRRD; this is encoded by the coding sequence GTGAATTCCAGCATTTCCTCCAAGGGTCAGGTCACCGTCCCCAAGGCCCTGCGAGACCGTCTTGGACTGAAGGCTGGCACGACCGTCGAGTTCGAGCTCACCGACGGCGGCGTGCTGATGCGGAAGGGGCACAAGGGCCAGCGCCCTGTTGATCGAGTCCGGGGTGTGCTGGAGCGCCGCCACTCCACCGACGAACTGATCGACCAGATGCGCGGTGCACGTCCGCGACGCCGGGACTAG
- the rfbB gene encoding dTDP-glucose 4,6-dehydratase, producing the protein MSTILVTGGAGFIGANFIHYWLGLREGRVVNLDKLTYAGNPENLAKFEGGARHELVRGDIGDRALVSSLLRAHQPVAVINFAAESHVDRSITGPAAFVETNLLGTFALLDEVKAYWSGLEGDGRDAFRFLHVSTDEVYGSLGAEDAAFSETTPYAPNSPYSASKAGSDHLVRAYHHTYGLPVLTTNCSNNYGPFQFPEKLIPLIIHNALAGKPLPIYGDGLNVRDWLYVEDHCSAIARVLDKGKAGETYNVGGNSERQNIAVVHTLCDILDELAPRGAGSYKELITFVRDRPGHDRRYAIDPTKIRTDLAWEPSFTFEAGMRQTVRWYLDHQDWVQRVTSGAYREWVTTHYGH; encoded by the coding sequence ATGTCGACCATCCTCGTGACCGGCGGCGCCGGCTTCATCGGCGCCAACTTCATCCACTACTGGCTCGGGCTTCGCGAGGGTCGCGTCGTCAACCTCGACAAGCTGACGTACGCGGGCAACCCGGAGAACCTCGCGAAGTTCGAGGGCGGCGCACGCCATGAACTGGTGCGCGGTGACATCGGCGATCGCGCACTGGTCAGCAGCCTGCTTCGTGCCCATCAGCCGGTGGCGGTGATCAACTTCGCCGCCGAGAGTCACGTCGATCGCTCGATCACGGGACCGGCGGCCTTCGTCGAGACCAATCTCCTCGGCACCTTCGCCCTGCTCGACGAGGTCAAGGCCTACTGGAGCGGGCTCGAAGGCGACGGCCGCGACGCATTCCGCTTCCTGCACGTGTCCACCGACGAGGTGTACGGCTCCCTCGGTGCGGAGGATGCGGCGTTCTCGGAGACGACCCCGTACGCGCCCAACAGCCCGTACTCGGCCTCCAAGGCGGGGTCGGATCATCTCGTACGGGCGTATCACCACACGTACGGCCTGCCCGTGCTGACCACCAACTGCTCGAACAACTACGGGCCGTTCCAGTTCCCCGAGAAGTTGATTCCGCTGATCATCCACAACGCGCTCGCGGGCAAGCCACTGCCGATCTACGGCGACGGCTTGAACGTGCGCGACTGGTTGTACGTGGAAGACCACTGCTCGGCGATCGCCCGCGTGCTCGACAAGGGGAAGGCCGGCGAAACCTACAACGTCGGTGGCAACAGCGAACGCCAGAACATCGCCGTCGTCCACACCCTGTGCGACATCCTCGACGAACTCGCCCCTCGCGGCGCGGGCTCCTACAAGGAGCTGATCACCTTCGTGCGCGATCGGCCGGGGCATGACCGCCGTTACGCAATCGACCCGACGAAGATCCGTACCGACCTCGCATGGGAACCCTCGTTCACGTTCGAGGCGGGGATGCGCCAGACCGTCCGGTGGTACCTCGATCACCAGGACTGGGTGCAGCGCGTGACGAGCGGCGCCTACCGCGAGTGGGTCACCACCCACTACGGGCACTGA
- a CDS encoding NADH-quinone oxidoreductase subunit N, whose protein sequence is MMTDLQAIMPILIVTLTAIVTMVAESFQPKGERVPLGGLGLIGLTGAAIASVLLWGRDLTGFGVMRADNFALFIYVTLCVIGILTILFSGVVVDRERIPSGEYFALTLFGISGMMLMAGASDLLVIFLALEVMSLSVYVLTGIRRSSEAGAEAAFKYFLLGAFSSAFFLYGVAFTYGVVGSTRLDQVAATLASQVSGPSVMVILALAFLLVGFAFKVSAVPFHMWTPDAYEGAPTLVTGFMSTGVKAAAFAAFIRVFLSAFEPMHGEWAPIVSALAVATMVLGTTVGVAQGNVKRMLAYSSIAHGGYLLVGLVAANSVGKAGMLFYLASYGVTNVAAFGLMALLSTEDHPHDNVRDFAGLWYRRPTMAAAMTIFLLSLGGLPPTAGFVAKWYVFAAAVQEGYYGLAIIGVLTSVVSVYFYLRIVVMMYMSEDVAVDPAPAVPRSAMAGLALATGAIFYLGVVPTRVINLAVQSVQGLF, encoded by the coding sequence ATGATGACCGACCTGCAAGCCATCATGCCGATCCTCATCGTCACGCTCACCGCGATCGTGACGATGGTGGCCGAGTCGTTCCAGCCCAAGGGCGAGCGGGTGCCGCTCGGCGGGCTGGGACTGATTGGGCTCACCGGCGCCGCGATTGCGTCCGTGCTGCTGTGGGGACGTGACCTCACCGGCTTCGGTGTCATGCGCGCCGACAACTTCGCGCTCTTCATCTACGTGACGCTGTGCGTCATCGGTATCCTCACGATCCTGTTCTCTGGCGTCGTCGTCGACCGCGAGCGGATCCCGTCGGGCGAGTACTTCGCGCTGACCCTGTTCGGCATCTCCGGGATGATGCTGATGGCCGGCGCCAGCGATCTCCTCGTCATCTTCCTGGCGCTCGAGGTGATGTCGCTGTCGGTGTACGTCCTCACCGGGATCCGCCGCAGCAGCGAAGCGGGTGCGGAAGCCGCGTTCAAGTACTTCCTGCTCGGCGCGTTCTCGAGCGCGTTCTTCCTCTACGGCGTCGCCTTCACGTACGGCGTCGTCGGCAGTACGCGTCTCGACCAGGTGGCGGCGACGCTCGCGAGCCAGGTCAGTGGCCCGAGCGTGATGGTGATTCTGGCCCTGGCCTTCCTGCTCGTGGGCTTTGCCTTCAAGGTGTCGGCGGTGCCGTTCCACATGTGGACACCGGATGCCTACGAAGGTGCACCGACGCTGGTCACCGGATTCATGTCCACCGGCGTCAAGGCGGCGGCCTTCGCGGCCTTCATCCGCGTCTTCCTGTCCGCCTTCGAGCCGATGCACGGCGAGTGGGCGCCGATCGTCTCCGCGCTCGCCGTGGCGACGATGGTGCTGGGCACGACCGTCGGTGTCGCGCAGGGCAACGTCAAGCGGATGCTCGCATACTCGAGCATCGCCCACGGTGGCTACCTGCTGGTCGGCCTGGTCGCCGCCAACTCGGTGGGCAAGGCCGGCATGCTGTTCTACCTGGCCTCGTATGGCGTGACCAACGTCGCCGCGTTCGGCCTGATGGCGTTGCTGTCCACCGAGGATCATCCACACGACAACGTGCGCGACTTCGCGGGCCTGTGGTATCGCCGCCCGACCATGGCCGCGGCGATGACGATCTTCCTGCTGTCGCTCGGCGGGCTGCCACCGACGGCCGGCTTCGTCGCCAAGTGGTACGTGTTTGCCGCGGCAGTCCAGGAAGGCTATTACGGGCTGGCCATCATCGGCGTGCTCACCAGCGTGGTGTCGGTGTACTTCTACCTGCGCATCGTGGTGATGATGTACATGTCCGAGGACGTGGCGGTGGACCCGGCGCCGGCCGTGCCACGCAGTGCGATGGCTGGGCTCGCCCTCGCCACCGGAGCGATCTTCTACCTCGGCGTCGTGCCGACCCGCGTCATCAACCTCGCGGTGCAGAGCGTGCAGGGGCTGTTCTGA